One window of the Mycobacterium xenopi genome contains the following:
- a CDS encoding CaiB/BaiF CoA-transferase family protein: MEPLNGYVVVDLSTGIAGAYCTKLLADGGAQVIKVEPPQGDPLRRWSASGSRIQADSDGALFSFLACSKHSVVADAAADADVEFVHRLLSSADAVVWSRGSAIAEHPSLAPAEIHRGHSHLVVTAITPFGLDGPWHDRAATEFTLQAWSGGIVGLGRGSLDRAPVFVGGQVGEYLAGAYACAATLAFRGFGGQLVDLSMLEAQILGLTYHPVTYFQMLGRPWRDARKVTVPGIAQAKDGLVDLGCGTAQQWFDLCAMTGHQEWIDEESPLSITEQANEKAEEIYAWVESHTVDEIRDLATAFRIPNAPVANGANIADLDHFRARRCFISNPRDGFRQPRHPYRMRPALLRPPQPAPRLGEHSAHYRQSPPPGRGSGTTPDAAARLPFSGLRVLDLTTYWAGPCCTHFLALLGAEVIHLESTRKPDGTRLIAGIPVSEDQWWEKSPIFSALNTNKKGLTLDLQSERGRELLRRLIATCDVIVENFTPRVLDQIGVDFAAAQAIQPNVIMLRMPGFGLDGPWRDQPAFAYVIEAASGLSWLTGYPDRPPYEPYSIGDPNAGVHALIALLLALEHRRRTGQGVFVEAAMVDAAVNIAAEQVIEYSAYGALLQRAGNRGPTAAPQNLYRTADVDEFGRLDSWVAIAVATDEQWEGLCEALGRPQWATDPALSTMAGRRQRHDLIDAHLGAWCQQRGGDEIVRCLWDAGVPVAKVMQPHRQTELPQLAFRGFFENVGHPVNARVAHSTLPMRLARGPERFHVRPAPLLGEHNDELLAELGVTREEIADLEVDGVIGRAPVGYGKKTATP; the protein is encoded by the coding sequence GTGGAGCCGCTGAACGGGTACGTCGTCGTCGACCTGTCCACCGGTATCGCTGGCGCCTACTGCACCAAGCTGCTCGCCGACGGTGGAGCACAGGTGATCAAGGTCGAACCGCCACAAGGAGATCCACTGCGGCGTTGGTCGGCTTCTGGCAGCCGGATCCAAGCCGACAGCGATGGGGCACTGTTTAGCTTCCTCGCCTGCTCCAAACACAGTGTCGTTGCCGACGCTGCCGCGGACGCCGATGTCGAGTTCGTTCACCGGCTGCTGTCGTCGGCGGATGCCGTGGTGTGGTCACGAGGCTCTGCCATTGCCGAACATCCGTCGCTGGCGCCGGCCGAAATCCACCGCGGCCATTCCCACCTGGTGGTCACCGCGATCACACCGTTCGGGCTGGATGGCCCCTGGCATGACCGCGCCGCAACTGAATTCACGCTGCAGGCCTGGTCTGGCGGGATCGTCGGACTCGGACGCGGATCTTTGGACCGGGCGCCGGTATTCGTCGGCGGTCAGGTCGGTGAATACCTGGCCGGAGCCTACGCGTGCGCGGCGACACTGGCATTCCGCGGGTTCGGTGGCCAACTTGTCGATCTTTCGATGCTGGAGGCCCAGATCCTCGGGCTCACGTATCACCCGGTCACCTACTTTCAGATGCTCGGCCGGCCGTGGCGAGACGCCCGCAAGGTCACCGTGCCAGGCATCGCTCAGGCCAAAGACGGCCTGGTTGACCTCGGCTGCGGAACCGCGCAACAGTGGTTCGATCTGTGCGCAATGACCGGCCACCAGGAATGGATCGACGAAGAATCGCCGCTGTCGATCACCGAACAGGCCAACGAGAAGGCCGAAGAGATCTACGCCTGGGTCGAAAGTCACACGGTTGATGAAATCCGCGACCTGGCTACCGCATTCCGGATTCCCAATGCGCCGGTTGCCAATGGGGCCAACATTGCCGACCTGGACCACTTCCGCGCCCGGCGCTGCTTCATCAGCAACCCGCGCGACGGGTTTCGCCAGCCCCGCCATCCATACCGGATGCGGCCCGCACTCCTTCGCCCGCCACAACCGGCGCCGCGGCTAGGTGAGCACAGCGCGCATTACCGCCAGTCACCCCCGCCCGGCCGAGGGTCGGGAACTACACCCGACGCCGCCGCCCGCTTGCCGTTCAGCGGATTACGGGTGCTCGACCTGACGACGTACTGGGCCGGTCCCTGCTGCACACACTTTCTGGCTCTGCTCGGCGCGGAGGTGATCCACCTGGAGTCCACCCGCAAACCCGACGGCACCAGGCTGATCGCCGGCATACCGGTCAGCGAAGATCAGTGGTGGGAAAAGTCACCGATCTTCTCGGCGCTCAACACCAACAAGAAAGGCTTGACGCTCGATCTGCAGAGCGAACGCGGACGCGAGTTGCTGCGCCGTCTTATCGCGACATGTGATGTCATCGTCGAGAACTTCACTCCCCGGGTGCTGGACCAGATAGGCGTGGATTTCGCTGCCGCCCAGGCGATCCAGCCAAATGTGATCATGCTGCGGATGCCCGGGTTCGGGCTGGACGGTCCCTGGCGCGACCAGCCAGCGTTTGCCTACGTCATCGAAGCCGCTTCCGGATTGAGCTGGCTGACCGGCTATCCCGATCGCCCTCCCTATGAGCCGTACTCGATCGGCGATCCGAACGCCGGTGTGCATGCCCTTATTGCGCTGCTGCTGGCGTTGGAGCACCGCCGTCGCACTGGACAGGGCGTATTCGTCGAGGCGGCCATGGTCGACGCCGCGGTCAACATCGCCGCCGAGCAGGTTATCGAGTACAGCGCATACGGGGCTTTACTGCAACGCGCGGGAAACCGGGGACCGACCGCAGCTCCGCAAAACCTCTACCGCACAGCTGATGTCGACGAATTCGGTCGGCTTGACAGCTGGGTCGCGATCGCCGTGGCGACCGACGAGCAGTGGGAGGGCCTGTGCGAGGCGCTCGGGCGACCGCAGTGGGCGACGGATCCTGCGCTGTCGACCATGGCGGGGCGACGACAGCGCCACGACCTTATCGACGCGCACCTGGGGGCCTGGTGTCAGCAGCGTGGCGGCGACGAGATTGTCCGCTGCCTTTGGGACGCCGGTGTCCCGGTGGCGAAGGTGATGCAGCCGCATCGGCAAACCGAGTTGCCGCAGTTGGCTTTTCGCGGCTTCTTCGAAAACGTCGGCCACCCGGTCAATGCTCGGGTGGCACACAGCACGCTGCCGATGCGGCTAGCGCGCGGGCCAGAACGCTTCCATGTCCGTCCGGCGCCGCTGCTCGGCGAGCACAACGATGAGCTGCTCGCCGAACTCGGCGTGACGCGCGAGGAGATCGCCGACCTGGAAGTCGACGGTGTGATCGGGCGGGCACCTGTCGGCTATGGCAAGAAAACGGCCACGCCATGA
- a CDS encoding SDR family NAD(P)-dependent oxidoreductase — MPISPSDIQLTGRVAVVTGGGAGIGRGIAAGMAAFGASVAIWERDADTCASAAESIGALGITTDVRDGEQVDAALQRTTAELGPVTILVNNAGGTFFSSLLDTSENGWDALYRANLRHVLLCTQRVARQLVAAGLPGSVINLTSIEGVRAAPGFAAYAAAKAGVINYTKTAAFELAQHGIRVNAIAPDVTVTEGLTNLSFGELDAIGHAIPMGRPGSVDEIAGVAVFLASDMAGYLTGETLHVDGGTHAAGGWYRHPQTGRFRFGPG, encoded by the coding sequence GTGCCGATCAGTCCATCGGATATCCAGCTGACCGGTCGTGTCGCCGTAGTGACTGGCGGGGGCGCCGGCATCGGCCGCGGCATCGCGGCCGGCATGGCGGCTTTCGGCGCCAGTGTGGCGATCTGGGAACGCGACGCCGACACCTGCGCATCAGCCGCCGAGTCCATCGGAGCGCTGGGCATTACGACGGACGTCCGCGACGGCGAGCAGGTGGACGCCGCGCTGCAGCGCACGACCGCCGAACTCGGCCCAGTGACAATTCTGGTCAACAACGCCGGCGGCACATTCTTCTCGTCACTGCTCGACACCAGCGAAAACGGTTGGGATGCGCTGTATCGAGCGAACTTGCGCCACGTGCTGCTCTGCACCCAACGGGTAGCGCGTCAGCTAGTTGCCGCCGGACTGCCGGGCAGCGTCATCAACCTGACGTCCATCGAAGGTGTTCGGGCCGCACCGGGATTCGCCGCATATGCCGCCGCCAAAGCCGGGGTCATCAACTACACCAAGACAGCGGCTTTCGAGCTGGCGCAACATGGTATCCGCGTCAACGCGATCGCACCAGATGTTACCGTGACAGAAGGGCTGACCAACCTCAGCTTTGGCGAGCTCGACGCGATCGGACACGCCATCCCGATGGGGCGCCCCGGCAGCGTGGACGAAATCGCAGGCGTCGCTGTGTTTCTCGCATCCGACATGGCAGGCTATCTCACCGGAGAGACCCTGCATGTTGACGGTGGAACGCATGCGGCCGGTGGCTGGTACCGCCATCCGCAGACCGGGCGGTTTCGATTCGGCCCAGGCTAA
- a CDS encoding ABC transporter permease, translating to MTATLARVGGAAKRARDMPVQSAGTTGRGMRLFVDVVRYAVTDSITLRLPAAEVLWQAWVLLKVTATPALLMAMPFGAMVTVVTSGLVAQVGATALLGAASGVGVVRQGAPITAGFLMGGAAASAIASDFGARAMREELDAMRVLGVDPVRRLVAPRFLALILIAPILCTIIIGAGTGAAFILSVAVNEVAPGSYWQSFGTFAKMTDVWFAVGKSVTFAAIVAIISSLRGMEAKGGPRGVADAVNAAVVINVILIVFANLAITQIQTMFFPAAIA from the coding sequence ATGACGGCAACTCTTGCCAGAGTGGGCGGTGCGGCGAAGCGGGCTCGCGACATGCCCGTGCAATCGGCAGGCACGACCGGCCGCGGTATGCGTCTTTTCGTTGACGTGGTGCGCTACGCGGTTACCGATTCCATCACGTTGCGGCTGCCAGCGGCCGAGGTCCTGTGGCAAGCATGGGTATTGCTCAAAGTGACGGCGACCCCCGCACTGTTGATGGCCATGCCATTCGGTGCGATGGTGACGGTGGTTACGTCGGGATTGGTCGCTCAAGTGGGGGCGACCGCGCTGCTTGGTGCCGCCAGTGGAGTGGGTGTTGTTCGGCAGGGCGCGCCCATCACAGCGGGGTTCTTGATGGGTGGCGCGGCGGCTTCGGCCATCGCTTCCGATTTCGGGGCGCGTGCAATGCGCGAGGAACTCGATGCGATGCGGGTACTCGGCGTTGATCCGGTCCGCCGACTGGTGGCGCCACGGTTCTTGGCACTGATTCTGATAGCCCCGATTTTGTGCACGATTATTATTGGGGCGGGAACGGGCGCTGCGTTCATTCTGTCGGTGGCGGTCAATGAAGTGGCCCCTGGAAGTTACTGGCAGTCATTCGGAACATTCGCGAAAATGACCGACGTATGGTTCGCCGTGGGGAAGAGTGTCACCTTTGCCGCGATCGTGGCGATAATTTCGTCGTTGCGAGGAATGGAGGCAAAGGGCGGCCCCCGCGGTGTCGCCGACGCCGTGAATGCCGCGGTGGTAATCAATGTCATCCTGATCGTTTTCGCAAACCTGGCGATAACACAAATTCAGACCATGTTCTTTCCGGCGGCGATCGCATGA
- a CDS encoding MlaE family ABC transporter permease produces MTSTIRRPLRGVGHWVLFIGQTLWYLPLTVRRYTKETLHQTISLAWGRGNLIVDGGTISVLLILGIAVGASLAIEALAVLKVIGFEALSGLIGGVGAVRVIGPLVAGIAFTAQAGTRMTAEIGAMRIAEEIDATETMAIRPIPFVVGTRLIGGMLCVVPGYLLTISTTFFVLDTVVTVFNNEPRGTYDHYFIQFLTPTDLTYSLIKASVYCMAATLIHCYYGYFASGGPVGVGEASGRAVRASLVTIMILDLTTTVMLWGLQPVYVFKG; encoded by the coding sequence ATGACCTCGACGATCCGCAGGCCGCTGCGCGGAGTCGGGCACTGGGTGTTGTTCATCGGCCAGACATTGTGGTACCTGCCACTCACAGTCCGTCGATACACCAAGGAAACACTGCATCAGACGATCAGTCTTGCCTGGGGCCGCGGCAACCTCATCGTGGATGGCGGCACGATCAGCGTCCTGCTGATCCTCGGCATAGCGGTCGGCGCTTCGTTGGCGATTGAGGCGCTCGCGGTCTTGAAAGTCATCGGCTTTGAAGCGCTTTCGGGGCTGATCGGCGGGGTGGGCGCTGTTCGCGTGATCGGGCCACTCGTGGCCGGCATTGCATTCACCGCGCAGGCGGGGACCAGAATGACTGCGGAAATCGGCGCTATGCGCATCGCGGAGGAGATCGATGCCACCGAAACAATGGCGATCCGACCGATACCATTCGTGGTCGGTACTCGCCTGATCGGCGGGATGCTGTGTGTGGTACCGGGATACCTGCTGACAATTTCCACGACTTTCTTCGTGTTGGACACGGTAGTCACCGTATTTAACAATGAACCTCGCGGAACTTACGACCACTATTTCATTCAGTTCCTGACGCCCACTGACCTTACCTACTCCTTGATTAAAGCGTCTGTCTACTGCATGGCGGCGACGTTGATCCATTGCTACTACGGCTACTTCGCCTCGGGTGGACCCGTCGGTGTCGGCGAAGCTTCCGGCCGCGCGGTGCGCGCGAGTCTGGTCACGATCATGATCCTGGATCTGACGACGACGGTCATGCTCTGGGGCCTCCAACCCGTCTACGTGTTCAAAGGCTAG
- a CDS encoding MCE family protein has translation MLTLIGTAVLLCVVLAVLAAAVNLFGGRPPDRISVAIDTPYVGQGVEAGTAVVLHGVQVGKVTDVALSPGGGVRLAIGLQKGPVAGLTDKMNIDFRPINYFGVPGVNIIPASGGQAVRDGSEISVMPKGNFTLSELLSQLGDVSAAALTPQLISVLDRVTRYTDGLNPLFETLVTVTKAVADVQEVSTARLLANTAPISAAYPAFANATINLAARVANMNYYPEPGDPSGRYPTVPPPSSPAASGRKLTPPYKEFAKQRDPALDTDEQFQNTYLRFLEIASGGLFLGVGTLLKSHSDDLLPLVNGIKFLSDPVPSLLRPADIARTLAELRSRFEKLYGGNGEQRALRVRILLDSLPGVAAPLGVQVVPPVAEGGPGR, from the coding sequence ATGCTGACGCTCATCGGCACTGCGGTGCTGCTCTGCGTCGTGCTCGCAGTTCTTGCAGCAGCGGTCAATCTATTCGGCGGCCGACCACCGGACCGGATTTCTGTAGCAATCGATACCCCGTACGTTGGTCAGGGCGTCGAGGCGGGAACAGCAGTGGTCCTACACGGGGTCCAAGTTGGAAAGGTCACCGACGTGGCTCTTTCGCCCGGCGGTGGTGTCCGGCTCGCGATCGGCCTGCAAAAGGGCCCGGTGGCCGGCCTCACGGACAAGATGAACATCGATTTTCGGCCGATCAATTATTTCGGCGTTCCCGGCGTCAATATCATCCCGGCTTCTGGCGGCCAGGCAGTCCGCGACGGGTCCGAGATCAGCGTGATGCCGAAGGGAAATTTCACGCTTTCGGAGCTGTTGTCTCAGCTCGGCGATGTGTCTGCCGCTGCGCTGACTCCCCAACTGATATCGGTCCTCGATCGGGTCACTCGATACACTGACGGACTTAACCCGCTGTTCGAAACCCTGGTGACCGTCACTAAAGCAGTTGCCGACGTGCAAGAAGTATCGACGGCGCGACTTTTGGCCAACACCGCACCCATCAGCGCGGCATACCCGGCATTTGCCAACGCGACGATCAATCTTGCTGCGCGTGTCGCCAACATGAATTACTACCCGGAGCCGGGCGATCCAAGTGGCCGCTACCCTACTGTTCCGCCGCCGTCATCGCCCGCCGCGTCAGGACGAAAACTGACACCGCCATACAAAGAATTCGCAAAGCAGAGGGATCCTGCGTTAGACACCGACGAGCAGTTTCAAAACACGTACCTGCGATTCCTTGAAATTGCCTCCGGCGGTCTGTTTCTCGGCGTCGGAACGCTACTGAAAAGTCATTCCGATGATCTGCTGCCTCTGGTCAACGGGATCAAATTTTTATCTGACCCGGTGCCTTCTTTGCTGAGGCCCGCTGACATCGCCCGGACATTGGCGGAGCTGCGTTCCCGGTTTGAGAAACTATACGGAGGCAACGGCGAACAGCGTGCCCTTCGAGTTCGAATTCTCCTGGACAGCCTTCCCGGTGTTGCGGCACCACTAGGCGTGCAGGTCGTGCCCCCCGTTGCCGAGGGAGGGCCGGGACGATGA
- a CDS encoding MlaD family protein encodes MKPKAALWRLAISVAVMIVLLIALRNVITNPVATDTRTYTADFTDASGLQTDGDVRVHGVRVGKVKSVNLVRRNKQNIAAVTFTLDKRYGVVSVTRLAIKFQALTGVRYIDVSNPAEGYSAADLVTVLPTSMTQPSFDVTALFNGLQPVLATLSPEEINTFTANAASFLSGDETRLTPLLDSLRKLTRFVSDREQVVATIVHNLAEVADAISGTSKQFIHLLELAEQPVDAGLTVLDEFRKDFLYGNEFFNPAVRLLHNAGLRNGNNIDEAFDRAFSNLDNFFDAFKLVPVINENIPPPGQAGTPEPCTRGRFQLPETMDVLLNGRRVVLCNH; translated from the coding sequence ATGAAGCCGAAAGCTGCACTGTGGCGCCTCGCAATCAGCGTCGCCGTGATGATCGTGCTGCTCATCGCGTTGCGTAACGTGATCACCAACCCCGTGGCGACGGACACTCGGACCTACACGGCAGATTTCACCGATGCATCCGGACTACAAACCGACGGCGACGTACGCGTCCACGGAGTTCGCGTCGGTAAGGTCAAGTCGGTCAACCTCGTGCGACGCAACAAGCAAAACATCGCCGCAGTCACCTTCACCCTTGACAAGCGATACGGTGTCGTGTCCGTTACGAGGCTTGCCATCAAATTCCAAGCCCTCACCGGCGTGCGCTACATAGATGTGTCGAACCCAGCCGAGGGCTACTCCGCAGCTGACCTGGTCACAGTACTGCCCACGTCGATGACGCAGCCGTCCTTTGACGTCACAGCGCTGTTCAACGGACTTCAACCAGTGCTCGCCACGTTGAGTCCCGAAGAGATCAACACCTTCACAGCGAATGCCGCATCCTTTTTGTCCGGCGACGAGACCCGTTTGACGCCGCTGCTCGACAGCCTACGAAAGCTCACCCGATTCGTGTCCGACCGGGAGCAAGTCGTTGCGACAATAGTGCACAATCTCGCGGAAGTGGCCGACGCCATCAGCGGCACGTCGAAACAATTCATCCACCTACTCGAGTTGGCGGAACAGCCGGTCGACGCTGGCCTCACGGTGCTCGACGAATTCCGAAAAGATTTCCTTTACGGAAATGAATTCTTTAATCCGGCGGTGCGGTTGTTGCATAATGCCGGGCTTCGGAATGGAAATAATATTGATGAGGCATTCGATCGCGCCTTCAGCAATCTTGACAATTTTTTTGACGCATTCAAATTGGTACCGGTAATCAATGAAAACATTCCGCCGCCGGGACAAGCTGGTACGCCCGAGCCGTGCACTCGAGGTCGTTTTCAGCTACCGGAGACAATGGACGTACTTTTGAACGGCAGGAGGGTTGTCCTATGCAATCACTGA
- a CDS encoding MlaD family protein: MQSLKWRTALRNPVSWGASGIAFATVVALVLGYIYYNPPGQGKLVTFYTLDAAQIRQGDDVRMAGITVGKVKDIALESKRVRVRARINDDAFVGDQSQIDVRMLTVVGGYYVNINSIGDRPLGAEPIPPERVKLPYILTNALEDTIKVTSNVATKPINESLNAIQQGLKGTNVEALAAIVDAGNSIMSSVDRQRGEVTKILNVSNEYIRALTNYRGELVQLIRKIAILTQTLTLYGKGIENLINGLGETTLALKPIGDFYGTHRAEFIEKVRQYIHRTRLFVERTGVTVRLLQRLQNLFDRVLNAQNASPGLLATDLCIPMPGSPC, encoded by the coding sequence ATGCAATCACTGAAATGGCGCACAGCGCTGCGAAACCCGGTCAGCTGGGGTGCTAGTGGGATCGCGTTCGCGACGGTGGTAGCCCTCGTGCTTGGCTATATCTATTACAACCCTCCCGGGCAGGGAAAACTGGTCACCTTCTACACCCTCGACGCAGCGCAGATCAGGCAGGGTGACGATGTGCGGATGGCCGGGATCACGGTGGGTAAGGTGAAAGACATTGCTCTGGAATCGAAACGGGTGCGGGTGCGGGCGCGCATCAATGACGACGCATTCGTAGGCGACCAGTCACAAATAGATGTCCGAATGCTCACCGTGGTCGGCGGCTACTACGTGAACATCAATTCTATTGGTGACCGGCCACTGGGCGCCGAACCTATCCCGCCGGAGCGGGTGAAACTGCCTTACATCTTGACCAATGCTCTTGAAGATACGATCAAGGTCACTTCCAATGTCGCCACAAAGCCGATCAATGAGTCGCTCAATGCAATACAGCAGGGACTCAAGGGCACGAATGTGGAAGCGCTCGCCGCGATAGTTGATGCTGGAAACTCCATTATGTCGTCGGTCGACAGACAACGAGGAGAGGTGACCAAGATCTTAAATGTCTCCAACGAGTATATTCGGGCCCTCACAAATTATCGCGGGGAACTTGTGCAGCTGATCCGCAAGATTGCGATCTTGACCCAGACACTCACCCTTTACGGCAAGGGAATCGAGAATCTCATTAACGGGTTGGGTGAGACCACGTTGGCACTCAAACCGATCGGAGATTTCTACGGCACCCACCGTGCGGAGTTCATCGAGAAGGTCCGGCAGTACATCCACAGGACGCGGTTATTTGTAGAACGCACTGGTGTAACCGTGCGCCTCCTGCAGCGGTTGCAAAACTTGTTTGACAGAGTGCTCAACGCGCAGAACGCTAGCCCAGGGCTGTTGGCCACCGACCTATGTATTCCCATGCCGGGGAGCCCGTGCTGA
- a CDS encoding MlaD family protein translates to MAAPRRHRVCQVAAVSLVAATVIALCGSCAPQIRRQHAEYCAIMPDSGGLYVGNAVTQMGVRIGKITAITPDALSVRVNFTAGERPLPSDVKAVTRSPSILVDRSLELVGNYDSGPRLHAGGCIPMSRSFTPKSLTQAIGSATDFINAINPRGSTNVGDVVNGIDQSLHGQGAGINKLLTTTSAVLDSPDQAVGDVGSITKNLAVLTSSLRAIEPTLKQVLTEADEVAPEATAAALGTTKSLEGLQMLIPLAGDLERELGGEIQQLLDVVSVVTRKLAGRAPFYASTLNIAPRLINGLANFVQTRGTSGFAAFTIRYRPPLYRVRTPNGAFLCGYMNAAMPGSCANVNGTPYAVDVALLQYVLTMANR, encoded by the coding sequence ATGGCCGCACCACGTAGGCACCGGGTCTGCCAGGTGGCCGCGGTCTCACTGGTCGCCGCGACCGTCATTGCCCTGTGCGGCTCGTGCGCGCCGCAGATCCGGCGGCAGCACGCCGAATACTGCGCGATCATGCCCGATAGCGGCGGTTTATATGTCGGCAACGCGGTGACCCAGATGGGTGTTCGGATCGGCAAGATCACTGCCATCACCCCCGACGCGCTCAGTGTCCGGGTCAATTTCACCGCCGGTGAGCGTCCGCTGCCCAGTGATGTCAAGGCAGTCACCAGGTCGCCGTCGATCCTCGTTGACCGATCGCTGGAACTGGTCGGCAACTATGACTCGGGTCCCCGGCTGCATGCCGGCGGGTGCATTCCCATGAGCCGATCGTTCACCCCGAAGAGCTTGACTCAGGCCATCGGGTCGGCGACCGACTTCATCAACGCGATCAATCCCCGAGGGTCGACGAATGTCGGTGATGTCGTCAACGGAATCGATCAGTCATTGCACGGCCAAGGAGCCGGAATCAACAAGTTGCTGACCACGACGTCGGCTGTGCTTGATTCTCCCGATCAAGCTGTCGGCGACGTCGGCTCCATCACCAAGAACCTTGCTGTGCTGACTTCATCGCTGCGAGCGATCGAGCCGACACTCAAGCAGGTGCTGACAGAAGCCGACGAGGTCGCGCCAGAAGCGACAGCCGCAGCGCTGGGAACGACCAAGTCGCTCGAAGGGCTTCAGATGCTCATTCCCTTGGCCGGAGATCTAGAACGTGAACTCGGTGGGGAAATCCAGCAACTCCTCGACGTGGTGTCGGTCGTCACGCGGAAGCTGGCAGGGCGCGCGCCGTTCTACGCGAGCACCCTCAACATCGCGCCTCGCTTGATCAACGGCCTCGCCAACTTCGTACAAACCCGCGGGACCTCTGGGTTCGCGGCGTTCACTATCCGCTACCGCCCCCCGTTGTACCGCGTCCGCACGCCGAATGGAGCGTTTCTATGTGGATACATGAACGCGGCAATGCCCGGCAGCTGCGCGAACGTCAACGGAACGCCGTATGCGGTCGACGTCGCCCTCCTTCAGTACGTTCTCACGATGGCCAACCGATGA